The Pelmatolapia mariae isolate MD_Pm_ZW linkage group LG10_11, Pm_UMD_F_2, whole genome shotgun sequence genome includes a region encoding these proteins:
- the tnfb gene encoding tumor necrosis factor b (TNF superfamily, member 2) — protein MVAYTTTPVDVEAGPEAKTVVLVEKKSPAEWIWKVCAVLVVVALCLAGVLLFAWYWNTRPERMTQLGQPEALKAKNTGDKTEPHSTLKRISSKAKAAIHLEGSDSKGQLEWRNGQGQAFAQGGFKLEANKIIIPHTGLYFVYSQASFRVICGNSDDNEDEEKSLTILSHRISRYSESMGSPSTLMSALRSACQDTIQDSFSDHGWYNAIYLGAVFQLNEGDTLWTETNQLSELETDEGRTFFGVFAL, from the exons ATGGTTGCATACACAACCACACCAGTTGATGTCGAGGCCGGTCCTGAGGCGAAGACTGTAGTTTTAGTTGAGAAGAAATCACCTGCAGAGTGGATATGGAAGGTGTGCGCCGTCCTCGTCGTCGTGGCTCTTTGTTTAGCAGGTGTCCTGCTGTTTGCCTGGTACTGGAATACAAGGCCAGAAAGGATG acACAATTAGGACAGCCAGAAGCACTAAAGGCAAAGAACACTGGCGACAAAACAG AGCCCCACTCCACGCTAAAACGGATCAGCAGCAAAGCCAAGGCAGCCATCCATCTAGAAG GCAGCGACTCAAAAGGTCAGCTGGAGTGGAGGAATGGTCAAGGCCAGGCGTTCGCTCAGGGCGGCTTCAAGTTGGAGGCCAACAAAATCATCATCCCACACACCGGCCTGTACTTCGTCTACAGCCAGGCATCCTTCAGGGTGATCTGCGGGAATAGCGACGACAATGAAGATGAGGAAAAAAGCCTCACAATTCTCAGCCACAGGATCTCGCGCTACTCAGAGTCTATGGGAAGCCCCTCCACTCTGATGAGCGCCCTGAGGTCGGCATGCCAAGACACCATTCAGGATAGCTTCTCAGACCACGGCTGGTACAACGCCATTTACCTGGGCGCTGTGTTTCAGCTGAACGAAGGAGACACGCTGTGGACAGAAACCAACCAGCTATCAGAGCTGGAGACTGACGAAGGAAGGACCTTCTTTGGCGTGTTTGCACTTTGA